GATATACTTCGTATTTACACCTTCCAAATGGTGCCAGTTTTAATATTCACAGATTCAAGAGTGTAGACCATACCcatacatttacaaatttttatgGACAGATTACCGGGATTTATGCCTACTTCTGTAACAAGGATGGTAAGCATAGGCCAatattgttatatgtgAATAAAGGATCAgggaatggaaaatggtTTAAGAGGACTTCCGAAGGAGGTAATAACTGGACAGATCAGGAACTTAGTTCCCTGAAAACTCATACACCAAGTTTTCCTAATATAAAACAACACATTGAGGAGGAACTTAAAAAAGTTTGCAAAGAATTCGGTATTGTATGCGAACATTCTCCTCTAACCTCTCCAAGTGGTGCAGGCTCTGGTAGTTCTAGTGGTTCTGGAAGTAGTGCTGGAGGACTAGGCTCTGCTTCAGTCTCACCTCAACAAGCTGGAGCTGGTAATACTAGTGATAGTGGTTCTGGATCTGTTCCTGCTGCTAAACCTGGTGGAGGTGCTGATGAAGGCCTTGGTGGAGGGGACAATCTAGAacctaaagaagataacCCAGAAAGTATAGGAGGACCTCCTAAAGAACACAACGCTGGAGGTTTTATTCAGAAGGCACTTACCTTCATAACATCAAAAGATGGTATAATTACTGCATCAGTTACCTCTGGAATGTGTGGTCTAATCGCTGTTGTTGCATGGAAATTGCCTAATATCATGTCGTTTCTAATCACTAAGGCACTATAATTcccctacccttggtaggtagtagagactctcccctctagactcctctcttgttggcATCCTGGAATGCTAGGCCTCATggaattttggataaacACTCTTTAGTTGACTTCCTATTCCCCAATCATTCACCAAATAGATTGTAATCTGCTAGGAATCTTATTCTATTAAAACGCCTCTCTCATCCGGAATTCTACACCTCTTTTGCCACCGATTTTTcaactcttccttaggctccctTATGGTCGCCACAGAGCTCACTCTGTTTGCTATACTCCTCTACATCGTTGCATATCCATTAGTTGGCGTAGGCGGGCGTTGCTTTTTGCTCGTCTCAGGGTGTACTTACCTTCCATACTTTTTATGACTCCATACAAGTCATATTCAGGAGATTCGTAGGGTTCGAAAGGTTTTGGCTAACATTGAGCGTTTTATCGAAAGAAGAGACCCTGCTTTGCATCCGGAATCTAAGAAAAATGCCAAGAGGACTCTGGCCCAACTTTTATTCCTAAGACACGAGCGTCATTTGCGGTCCTTGCgtgaaaaacaaaaggaaTCTAATTCATAAAGGTCATAATGTACATAATTTGTTGCCTATAGGTTCCCATTCGACCAAAGAATCCATGGGCTTGTGATCTGGGACCCTCGTGTCGGCAAAATGACACAAAAGGGACGGTTCAAGTTCCAGTCCTCAGCAAAGGTCGCAAAGTCAGTAAATGCAGTTCCATTCGATGACATTTTAGCCTTCAAATCCGACGGTACGTCTCAAattcttctcttcttctccAGCTCTTGACAATTGTGCGTTATCAGCGATAGATGAAGGGTTTTCGTCTACGTTTACTCTATGAAAATGCTATATACAAATCTACAGATGCGAGGGGATGTTTTGGTATTACGCTCAGGAATCTCCTTAGGCTCAAGGACCTGTTAAAGTACAAGCAGGAACTAAAAGAGGTTCAGAGGCTTTCTCACTCAGCAAATGAGCTTCCTTGCGATTATCCTGAGGGAAATGAAGCTCTGTCCAGTGAAAACAAAGTCGTACAAGTTCTACTCGGGTGTGCAAAAGTAGCCACTCCTGTAGAACTTGAGGGTCTCTTTAGGCTACTAGCAGCCTATTTCAAGGTATTTACGTTTGCAAGATGTCACATTCTTTAGGACTTTGGTGCAAGTTGTAGTGTACCACTTGtagatattttaaaaattgtCGAACAGAATCCAGATGTAAACTCAAAGTCAGCCTTTTCTTTTCTAGTCACGTTTTTCAAGGCTCACACTACACATGTATTAAAAAACATCGAGTCCCTTATAAAGGACTTTTTGCCGTGGTTGAACCATCGCAATGGGCTCATTAGACGTCTCTCCATGGAGTCTCTCGGTATACTCCTCAGGAGGTCCAATTCGTCCACAATCGAGAATATTATCGCATTCTGCATCCACATGGATGGATCAGAAAAAATTATCCTAGCAATgatacaaaatattgatggaaattttaCATCCAAGATGGAACACATTTTTGTCTTTATACTCACAAGATTGGTAGATTGTAATCCCGAGTCTCAAGGtgaaaatgtggaaaaggTTGTAGATGTAATGAGAAAATGTATCGCGTCAATGAAGGTTTATTCAAAGGGGAAACAAGTTGATTTGGCCTGGTTAAACAATTTGTATGATGAACATATTTTTAAACTTTCACAGGATCAAATTGCCGTTCCATCATTCAGATCTCTTTGTATTGTCCTAGAGCTCTGTCTAGAGATGTTTATCAGCTTTAAATATGCGGGTTACAAGGGTTTGAGTTCCTATCCACTGATTGCAGATGGAGTCCTATTTTCCGTCCTTTTGAAGGATTTTGTGGTACCCCtcattatattttccaaggaaaatgcagttttgtTTGAAGAAATCTGTACCATGCTTCTCAGGGTTGTAAGGTCATCAACAGAGGCTACAAGAGTTTTGGATAgagattttaatgcagtaattGAGGCTATTGACTACAAGTGCGCAAGTGGTGGGAACATGAATCCATTCCTCTCCTTATTCGAGTGGAGATTAAAGAGCGATGAAATTGAGCAGATTTCTAGTGTACTTGTGctttttgcaaaaatattcaatGACAGGGAAGTCTTTCATCCGTTCCTCATTAATCCTTCAATTGTCCAGAGGATTGTCTCTTTTATTCGTGTCATCCTGAATGATATTAGCGCCTCTAATTTAGAGAATGGGTCTGCACCTTTTTCCCTGGAAGGGAAGATAAACAATCTATTCTCTTGCACAAGTGGACTGTATTGTATATTCAACGTGAGGAAAAGGCTAAAGTCTGCTCCTCCACTTGTTGTGGATGACGCATTGCTCTCGgaaattttggaagtttGTCTGAGATCCTTTTATACTCTTGAGGATAAAAGAGTGGTGATCAAGTTGTATGCGATAACTTGCGACATGGTTAAGGAAAGGTCCGAGTACATTACAAAACTCTTGTCTCTAGTTCaggaaaaggatgaaatgTTGAATAATTGGACCTTGATTGAATTTCTTCACAAGAATTTTACAAACGAAATGCATAACATTGTTCAAAAGGTTGTGACTAAGCTCCCATGTGAAGATGTACAGTTGCGCTTGAGTATCATCATGTTTGTGCAAAAGTATCTAATTAGCAGAGAGATTCGTTCTAGCGCCTATCTGGAGCCCCTGTTGGAATTTGAAACACTTTCAAACACGGTAGCTAATGGCAGGAAAAAATGTTTGCTAATGCAAAAGTCTGTAAATGTGCTTGATGTTACAGAATTTAAGGGTGCTGGTGCTAAAAGTGATGACATTGCATTTGCCGTAAATTTCATAACGAGGATTCTCGTGAgtcaatattttgtaaagtttTCTCCACTATGGCAAGGGTGTCGCGAGGCCCTCTCTATGCTGGctccaaagataaaacCGGTACCTCACGGTGGAAAATTAGTTGTTGGTATTTGGGATTGTCTTTTTGAGCAACTCGaaaatctggaaaggaGTAAAGAGGCATTTCCTGAGTTACCAAAAATACTAGAGGAGGCTATAGGCTATGAAAGGTGTGAGAGGACGGATGCAACAACTTTGCAATCCCAACTCTTGCAAATTATGTCGCATTTGATTTCTGAAATCAAGGATAGAAACTCCAAGATACAACAACTTGTGGATTACACGTACCAacaatttataaattccaAGTTGGAGCTCCAAAAGTATCCGATTGCAGCTGTTGCAAGTTTATTGCAAAAGTATAACAGGGATATTGGTGACCATGAGCTACTATCCATATGCCTCTCGGATGCCATCCGATCCAATGATCCAAAAATACGTGAGAATGCAGTGATTGTAATATCTTCAAAGTACAAGGGTATAGATGTAAAGAGGTTGTGTGAATTAGCGTCTGGCGGTTATACACAAATTTTAAGCTTGACAAAGACCGCTTTCGAGTATTCTTTGGAAGAACCCTTTGAACTTTCAACAGCTATAGAAATTAGACTGCTGGTACCAAGAATTATCCAGCACACAAACGTAGCCCATGGTGTTCCAATAATTGACTATTTCTCATCATTTCCGCCAAAATTTGTCAACATTGTACTCTTGGAACTTCTTCCACAAGAGTTTCAGGATAGTTTTCTCAATAACCTTTCCAAGGGTGGTAATGATGATTATGGAACATTAATGGGAATTATGGACTACAAGCAACAGCATGGATCGcttcctcaagttttaACTACGCTTCATCTACTGATAAAGCGTCTCATGAAACACCTAACTGAGCAATCAATCTGTATAATGAAGTTTTGCTGCAGCCTCTTGGAGAGTGATAGGGACTCTCCTATCATTGTAGAGCGTGTTTTTAAGATAATGGTTGAACTTGTAGAAGTATATGAAGGGAAAAGGCAAGAGTTTCTCTCTATTCTTTCATCAGTGCCGGAACTTGTTGTGCATTACATTAAAACTACTGCCCTGTCACTACCGTTTCTTCTCTGTTGGACTTGCAAGGGAGATTATATCGCTGAATTTTGCACAAGAGTCATTCCTGATGTCTTCCCGAGCATATTCTCTGGCAAACTTTCCAATCAAATATTGCAATTGGCAAATGACATTTACAGTGATGCTACAATTTTAGCATATGCTCAAGCCTCGGATTCTCAAAATCATCCAATGTTTGAAATCATGCTGAAATCCGCTGAACCTCTTTTGGACTCACTTGCATCATTGTATAGTTCGAGTGGAGCAATCACCGAATTCAACATAATAAAGGGGATTACATCTCTACCATTGGCTCCTTCTGTAAAGGCAAAGGCTCTGAATATACTAATCAGTTGTCTACCTGGAAGAGATGCCATGACTGGCAAAAAGTTCAAAAGTAACAAGGTGCGTGCTGAAAAGTTTAAAGAGTGGAGGAAATTGTTGGAATCGCTCTCCTTTTGTATAGCCATGATAAAGGATGAGGAAATGGTTGACAGGATTTGGGGGTTTATAAACAATTGTCTCACCTTTGTAGGTGAAATGGAGTGCAGACGCTTAGCTTCTTCCATGTTACCTTTGCTACCGTCTCAAGAAAGGGGAGTAGGGTACTTGGGAGATGTTTTATACAAGATGAATGCTACAAAGAGTAGATCTGTGGACGCAAAATTGGACCTTGATCTAAATGTTGAACTTATTTCAGATGTTGTACAAgaaattgaaaatgatgTATTATCCTTGAAATGTCTCCATACGATCCAAGTTCACGCCTTGTTTGTGATTTGGCATAACCACAGGGACCCAGGAGTTCGCCGCTCAGTTGCTTTATTGACCAGTGCCGTAATGAAGAAAATTTTTGAAGCGTTACGGAGCCAGacttcttctttggaggGCATACAAGCGCATGCAGCAGAAACTTCAATACTCTCCCAATCCATCTTTCCCTTTATAAGGAGATGTTTTGGTAGTGATAAATCTGACGATGCTTTAGTTTGTTTTTCAATAGAAGTTTTGGAGGATTTCGCAACTATATTCAGTACGGATcaaaagatgaaggaaatTCTGACAAATAGACTCCACAGTGACTTGCTGGGAAACGTTGCAATTGTGGAATGTCTAAAGAGTCTGAGGCAGTTGCAAAAGCATAAACGTTGCAAGGGTCTAAAGCAGGTGCAAAATATGGTTGGATCGAACGTTTTTTCGCGCAACACAATTTCAAAACTTTTCATACCTCTCTGTCTAAAGTTTCTCGTTCAATCGCATGCGGTCAGACATCCTGGCCTCTCTGACATGTCCAAGGAATGTATCATTGTGCTTTCAAAATCGCTATCTGCACTCTCCCTAGTCAAGTTCTTAAAGAAGTTGGTGAGCACCTACGATAGCTCCCGACTCTCTATTGTGCTCAAGATTTTTTCTAGGGTCCTACAGAACATTGCAGAGCCCACATTCTTTAACTCCCTTGCTACTGCGCAGAGTGCAGACACTGTGAGTAAGCACAGGGGACCAGAGGTCCTGGACAAGATACTCTTGAAGTTAAAGAAAATGTCGGTAAAGAACACGAATAAAAAGGCTGGGCAGGTACCAGTTCCAGAGGTATTTGAATCTGTTGGTTCGCTCCTATTCTATTTTGATGGAATGATTGTGACTCGGGAAATCACCAAACATTCTAGAATATTGAGTAAATTTCTAACTTCTAGGGATAGAGAGGTGCGAAGAGCTGCAAGAGTGTCTTTAATTAACATTCTGAAACCATTGCCATTTAATTACGCTTCATTTGTTGTCAAGGAACTTTCACTAAATCTCACAAAGGGGTTCCAATGCCCAGTACTCATCTTCACAGTCTACTCAATCATGCATTCAGTCTTGAAAAACAATGAAGGAGCAATGCTAACCACAAAGGATGAGATTTATAGAATGTTTGAAATGATTGCTGATGAGCTCTTGAGAATGCAGGAAAAGGATGACTCACTCTCGAAAATTGATGAGGCTAGACATCCAAGGGCGTGCAATTTAATTTCCCTAATttgtcagtatggagatTTGCAAGTTGCCTTTACAGTTGTATCTTTTCTACTCTCAATGTTGAGTGGTAATCTCAAGATTAACAGGGAAACTTACTTTGAATACTCCAATAAATTCTTGCGACGCGTAGAGCAGTTAATTGCATATGCAACCTCTGGgtttattttaaatccGCAACTTGATCTAAAGACCCTAATGTACAAGTTATTCTTTTCAATGATCTCCACAATCTCCGGTCTAGACAAGGCATTGGTGGCATTTCCAAAGGATGTTACATTATCCTTCAACTCTTTTGTTCAGGGAGAATCTGGGTCCTTTTCAGATGTTTTAGAGCTCAAGgctgaaaagaagaagcctggaaaagaggaaaagaaagaatCTCTGCCAATTTCAtctaaaaaggaagatcACTACACATTATATCCAGGTGCAGCCACTGGGAGGTCTTTGGGAGTTGCAACCGCAAAGTATGGGTTTGAGAGACACATTTATGCTCCCATGCTTGTGGACATGTCTCTGCGCATCTTTTCTCATTTGCTGAGCAAGGGACTTCCAGAGGAAAACAAAGAGCTTGAAATGTGCGAACTTGGAGTATTGACTTGCTTCATGTGTGAAGATGTAAAGGTGCAGAGGACTTCGGTTGGATGTCTCTTTAGTTTGTGTAAACAGAAACCGGATCTTGTTCGTCGTTTCGGTATTTCGCTTGCAGACCATCTGGTTGATCGCATAGGTTCCCTGCAGTACATTGGATCTGAACATTTAGCAAAGGATTGCGTAAGATTGGTTTGTATATTCTTCAAGTCAAAGTTCCATGACCTATTATTTGAGGCGTGGGAAAAGAGCAATAGACCAAGTGGACTCGTTGAAGCTATACTACTGCAAATTGAAACAAACATGCACCGCCCATTACTGCAAACACCTCTGCTAAAACTTTTAATCATCATGCTCCAGCTTGAGACAATGGCTAAAACATTTGATAAACAACTTTATGCGGTCTCTGACGAGGTTTTGGTTAAAATGTTAAAGGGCGACATTTCGCAAAAGGACTCTTCAATGGCTCCTAAAGCAGTTGCTTATGCTCTGGTTCTTTTGCCCATGGAGGAGAGTTTCCGTTCAAAATGGGTTGGAATGCTAGTTAAACACATTAATGCCAGCAATCCGTACGTTCGCTCCCATGTTCTCCAAACGCTGGCAATACTATTGAAGGAACTGCCTCCAGATGTTACCTGGAAGCGCTATGCTCTCATGTTTGCAGTGGCACTTTTGGACCAGTTGATAAGGGACTATAATGACAAGTGCAGAGACCAAATGGTTTCcctcatttccatcatttgGAACATTGGATCAATTGAGAATAAAAACGAGCTCGTTGACTGCATTTCccattttggaaaaaagaAGGAGAAACATAGTGAAACCTACTTTGCCTACTTTGCATTCCTCTGTATAAAGCAGGAAGAGACAATGAGTGCGATTAACAAGTTGAATGTCTTGACATTGGCCCAGGATTTTATGGGAGTAATTTTGCATGAAGATGCTTCGTCTCACGACGGGGAATGGCAGTATGTTTACTATTGGCTGAGAGTTTTGGAGCATATACTGACGATTGACGTTAGAATGGACAATTTCCAAAAGGTTTGTAAAAACTTTTCAACCGCAGTTTGGAATTTTGCCATACAATCTGGAACAAGTTCAAAACACCCATGGATAAGCGCAGCCTCTTTGCGAATACTCTCTCTTGTACTATCATCCAAAAAGGCTACTTGCGCGTTACTCAAGGACTTTGATTCCACGTGCGTTGGAATGCTAAAACCGTgctttaaaaacttttcaatTCATTCAGACGTTGTAGAACGACACAGAAAAGTTGCAGAGTCCTCGGAATCTGTCATTATAAACACCGTAAAACTCATTGCTGGAGAAGGAGATGccaaaaacttttcaaaaGTTGCCTCAAAGCTCTGCTATCTACTCAGGTGTAGTATGGGTAGACGGTCAGAATGCAAAGAGAGGAGCGAGCGTCTTTTAGGTATAATCGGCCACAttgtaaagaatgaagagttCTTGTACGACTCAAAGCAAAGGGTCACGCTACTCAAAATGATCATATCCATCTTTAGAGTAGCACACGCCAAAGAAAGCGATTCATCATGGAAGAGATTTAGAGTCGCAAAAACGGAATCGCAAAATGCAGACTTTGCACAGTCTCTCCTCACAAACATGGAAGACCGCTTTGCCGCCGATGGGAACTCTACAGAGTACCTCAAACTACTCAGCTTTGCAAGAAAGTTTGTACTCGGATCAAGGCTCGTCAGGAAAAAGAAAATTGCCATCGCCCTAGCAACCAACCAAAAACGAGCTGCTCTCCGCAAAATCAACAGGCATAAACGAAGGAAGAGGTGAATGGATGGTTGTAcactgaccattctgctcacaccagttgagacatgaatggagtactagTATGGAAGCGAATGAGTAATGAATGAAAAGAATTACAGCGACAAGCCTAGGGATTTCCAGGCTTGTTCCATAATGTAGGCGGTCCCAGTGATTACGAGTATGTGTGAACCCCTGCAAGACTCCAAAAAGGCATTGTACAAAATGGCATCAAATGGGTCTACAAACTCTTGATATAATTAAAAGGCTTACCAAGCGACTCGCAAGTTGAACAAAACCCCTTTGATTTTTCAATTCCCCGCTTAAATGCAGTCTCTAACCTGTGCGTTTGTTTGGTCATGGATGAAACAAACTCTGGTGATACACTTTTAGTCAGCGATTCTTGGTCGGCGTCAGACAGCTGTCGGCAATAGTCGTGCCCAGAGGGTACAAAGTAAATGTCCTTTAGTATCAATTCACCGCTCCTGTTTCTCACACTGGCGGCCGGATTGAAAATTCCAAGACTCCTATTGTGAGATATCGACACACATAAAATTATCTTGTCTTCAAACGACTTTACAATGTCCTAAATTTTTAATCTTTCCTCTCCACTGGTCATGAAACTTGTAACGTAGACTTACATTGCACAGTCTGTTTATTGCGGTCTCATTGTGTCCAATGTCGAATATTACAGCTCTTGGAGTTCCAACTTTTTCTGCATTACTACATTCTCCGATGAGCGATGACAGGTGCGCCTTTACAGATTCAATTTGTTTACTCGATAGCATTTGCATGCGCATTGCCAAGCATGAAGTAAGGGCTGATCTTGGGGCTTTCCCAAGTTCAAGTGCCTGTTCAAACACAACTCTGTATCATTGCTGAATGTTTTGGAGGTCACAAACCTGGCTGTTTCTGAATTCTCCTCATCAAAACTACTAAAGACCCGTTTCTCACATTTTATAACACGGGCGTTTACTGCATTTGCTTTTTCCACAAATATATCATTATCGTAACAATTTGGACCTAAAACTACGATGCTATTCTGCTTGATCGTTCCAGCCTTTTGCTTTGCAATGTCCTCCAACCTTTTGCCAAGAATGTGCATGTGGTCGTATCCTGTAGACTTTTAAGTCAGCTATGTAATAGCGTTACCTATGGAAGATATGACGACAATCTTGGTGTTTGTCGCAAAATTTGTCTTGTCCAGCAGACCTCCGATCCCCGTCTCGAGGATTATCCACTCAGTCCCCTTTTCCTCAAAGTACAAGAGAGCCATGAGGAGAATGAACTGTATGTTGTTGTAAGTGTATATGAATGCATGGAAATTGTATCAAGATATTTATGAGAGTAAATATTCAAACACTGCGCTTTACATGGTTAAAGAGATTTGAAAGGGGCAAAGGGTGTATGAggaaaaataaaaggcCATAATGGTGTTTGTCTATAGTCATCATTGTCATATTTATGGTAAGATGGTTCACAGAATTCCTCACGATGGGATCATAGGAGAATCTATGATGTGCCCATTCACATCAACAAGCCAACAAATTAACACAAACTACTCAGTACTCAAGCCAGTATCTATAGTATCTCATGGAGactcatatttgtctaacccaagggtctcctttatagcgattataaagtttccatcctccaaaaaaggtTGCAGCGGAtccggcaagagtaccagaaGATATGCCAGAGATGGCTCCTATACCAAGAGTAGCAAGTCCAGATTCAGCAACAATAGCAGAAGCAGTAGGAGTAGACTGGGATCCATCAGCTTTAGGATCTTTAGAAGTAGAGGAAGTAGGTTTAGCAGGAGCACAGGGGCTATTAATAGTGTTAAGTACCCAGATGATTGCTCTGTAGTCGGTGGATCCAGTATTGGATAATTTGGATGCTGCAGATACCCACAATCCAGTGGTACTGCTAGGATTCTCACTCTTATACCAGTTATGGGTATCTTCAGTTTTGTAGTATAAGAGTAGGGGTTTGGTAGGATCCTCTGAACAAAAGTAGACTTTAATAACATCCACATCTAGAATGGGTAAAGGTGATATTCCTTTGAGAGTTTCCCTAGAATTATTACCATTAATAAATTTTACTATGTGGAACTTTCCACCACCATTGTTTAAAGCATGCTTATAAACCTGATAGTTTTCAAGAGATTGATCACCAGGAGTAGGATCCTTATTAACTGTCATCCTGTCACTAGCATGTCCATTGTCCAGTttcttatcttcttccttacaAGCATCATAGTATCCAGTGTTCCCTGTCTTGCCTACATCTATTATAACTGCACTGTTTAGTTTACAGTTTAGGAGACGAAGTTTCTTCTCAAGATTACCTGTATCTACAGAAGTAGGTACCCAGTTCAAATCTCCATCGATACCCTTATTCTCATAGTAAATTTCCTTCTTTAATTTTGAAGTAGGCTCTATGGTAGTTACTTTGACAAGGAGGGGTCTGTTCCTTTCCTGGTCATCCTTGGTATCTTCCAAGGCAGTCCAATAGAAGACGGATACTGTTGTAACTCTATACATTGGACTTTCTAATCCTTCTGTTGTAGGTTTATTATATCGGAATTCATTTACAGTGAAGGGGATCCCTCCAGCAATGGCATGTCGATACTCGGTGAAGCCAGGTGAATTATCCCTAACATACATTACAAGAATCTTTCTTTTTGATCCGCTATCATATTCATAATATTTTGTATGTCCTCCAAGATCTCTATGATAAATGTCTACGGTAACAGATGGAGGTTGGCATTCATTCCTAACATTATCAAGAATGTCTAGTATAGTTTCATAAGTCTGATCATtagatggaggaaaatCTACTGGCTTCCAAGTCATTCCTCTATCATCACTCTGGAACCACTTATTACCAGTAATCCTAGGATCATTAGAGTCTATGTATATCAGGAGGGGATTGGTACCTCTACCGCTACGAGTATCCTTACCGCAGAAGTAGACCGTAATAGAAGAGACATCTATAAGAGGCGTTGGTAAACCGGTAAGCGCTTTATCCTGCCCACTTGTAAACTCTGATATGTGAAATGTATGAGTGCTGCCTGAGTTTCCAGTATAGGCCTTCAGATTTGGAATGTGCTCAAAGGCTTTATATCTTCCAAATTGACTGTTAGGATCCGGTACCTGAGAGACAGATACCTTTTTATGAACATTATGTCGATGACCACAATAAGACCCTTTAGTTTTATTAACATCTATGCTTACAACCTGATTTAGATCGCAGTTTAGAAGCTCAAGTTTATTTTCCAATTCCATTGGCCTTAGAGGAAATCCTAGTGGAGTCCACAACTTCCACTTACCATTGTCAGTAGTTCCTGTCCCAGCGTTCTCATAGTAAGTGCTCTTCTCTGGTCCTCCGGGTGTATGAGCTGTGACTTTGATGATAAGTGGTCTACCCCTTTCATCCGGATTACCCTTCCTTGCAGGATCCTCCAATGGtctccagtagtaaacagaCACTCTGTCAACGTACTTTAGAGATTTATTAGAGgttatatccaaaattccaGAAGTAGGTTTATCAGTATAATTTACATTCTGGAGTGTAAAGTAGCTAGTACTCCCGGATATTGTGTGAGTGTACTCAATAAAACCAGATGCACCAACAACCTCACCGCCATTTACTGTAATCCATCTTCCAAAATCATCTCCATAGGCGTATGTATTCCCTATAGTTCTGTTATAAATGTTGATAGTTACTTCAGGTGGCCTACATATACTCTCAAGAGTGTCTAAAAAATCAACAACTGCGTTATCAAAGCATTCCTTTCCATTAAGTTGATCAACTGgtatccattcattactACTGTAATGTTTCTTAAACCAGCGTTCTCCCTGATCGGAATTTGGTAAATAGATGAGAAGAGGATTATTCACCGATTTCCCGGAAGAACGAATAACATTGACTTCGCCCTTGCAAAAATAAACAATAACTTTATTAGCACCCATTATAGGTAAGTGCAGACCACTTAATGTTATAGTCTTATCGTTTTTGGTAAAGCAAGATATGTTGAATGTATTTAGGTTTATTCCATAGTGTGTCTTAGGATTTGGAGTATGAGAATAGGCAGTATAGTTTCCAAGATGTTTGGAAGAACCTGGTATCTCACTAACCTTGACTTTCTTCTTGACGTGCTTATCCACAGTATCTTGATCATTATGGCAATACGTTGTTTCTGTATGATCATAATCGGGGATGTTTGTAACATCTATTTGAACTACACCGTTAATCTCACAATTGAGCAAGTCTAACTCCTCCTTAGTAGGTTTACCATCGGACTTTATATTATGTTTAGTCCATG
This region of Theileria equi strain WA chromosome 1, complete sequence genomic DNA includes:
- a CDS encoding hypothetical protein (encoded by transcript BEWA_029780A); the protein is MTQKGRFKFQSSAKVAKSVNAVPFDDILAFKSDDARGCFGITLRNLLRLKDLLKYKQELKEVQRLSHSANELPCDYPEGNEALSSENKVVQVLLGCAKVATPVELEGLFRLLAAYFKDFGASCSVPLVDILKIVEQNPDVNSKSAFSFLVTFFKAHTTHVLKNIESLIKDFLPWLNHRNGLIRRLSMESLGILLRRSNSSTIENIIAFCIHMDGSEKIILAMIQNIDGNFTSKMEHIFVFILTRLVDCNPESQGENVEKVVDVMRKCIASMKVYSKGKQVDLAWLNNLYDEHIFKLSQDQIAVPSFRSLCIVLELCLEMFISFKYAGYKGLSSYPLIADGVLFSVLLKDFVVPLIIFSKENAVLFEEICTMLLRVVRSSTEATRVLDRDFNAVIEAIDYKCASGGNMNPFLSLFEWRLKSDEIEQISSVLVLFAKIFNDREVFHPFLINPSIVQRIVSFIRVILNDISASNLENGSAPFSLEGKINNLFSCTSGLYCIFNVRKRLKSAPPLVVDDALLSEILEVCLRSFYTLEDKRVVIKLYAITCDMVKERSEYITKLLSLVQEKDEMLNNWTLIEFLHKNFTNEMHNIVQKVVTKLPCEDVQLRLSIIMFVQKYLISREIRSSAYLEPLLEFETLSNTVANGRKKCLLMQKSVNVLDVTEFKGAGAKSDDIAFAVNFITRILVSQYFVKFSPLWQGCREALSMLAPKIKPVPHGGKLVVGIWDCLFEQLENLERSKEAFPELPKILEEAIGYERCERTDATTLQSQLLQIMSHLISEIKDRNSKIQQLVDYTYQQFINSKLELQKYPIAAVASLLQKYNRDIGDHELLSICLSDAIRSNDPKIRENAVIVISSKYKGIDVKRLCELASGGYTQILSLTKTAFEYSLEEPFELSTAIEIRLLVPRIIQHTNVAHGVPIIDYFSSFPPKFVNIVLLELLPQEFQDSFLNNLSKGGNDDYGTLMGIMDYKQQHGSLPQVLTTLHLLIKRLMKHLTEQSICIMKFCCSLLESDRDSPIIVERVFKIMVELVEVYEGKRQEFLSILSSVPELVVHYIKTTALSLPFLLCWTCKGDYIAEFCTRVIPDVFPSIFSGKLSNQILQLANDIYSDATILAYAQASDSQNHPMFEIMLKSAEPLLDSLASLYSSSGAITEFNIIKGITSLPLAPSVKAKALNILISCLPGRDAMTGKKFKSNKVRAEKFKEWRKLLESLSFCIAMIKDEEMVDRIWGFINNCLTFVGEMECRRLASSMLPLLPSQERGVGYLGDVLYKMNATKSRSVDAKLDLDLNVELISDVVQEIENDVLSLKCLHTIQVHALFVIWHNHRDPGVRRSVALLTSAVMKKIFEALRSQTSSLEGIQAHAAETSILSQSIFPFIRRCFGSDKSDDALVCFSIEVLEDFATIFSTDQKMKEILTNRLHSDLLGNVAIVECLKSLRQLQKHKRCKGLKQVQNMVGSNVFSRNTISKLFIPLCLKFLVQSHAVRHPGLSDMSKECIIVLSKSLSALSLVKFLKKLVSTYDSSRLSIVLKIFSRVLQNIAEPTFFNSLATAQSADTVSKHRGPEVLDKILLKLKKMSVKNTNKKAGQVPVPEVFESVGSLLFYFDGMIVTREITKHSRILSKFLTSRDREVRRAARVSLINILKPLPFNYASFVVKELSLNLTKGFQCPVLIFTVYSIMHSVLKNNEGAMLTTKDEIYRMFEMIADELLRMQEKDDSLSKIDEARHPRACNLISLICQYGDLQVAFTVVSFLLSMLSGNLKINRETYFEYSNKFLRRVEQLIAYATSGFILNPQLDLKTLMYKLFFSMISTISGLDKALVAFPKDVTLSFNSFVQGESGSFSDVLELKAEKKKPGKEEKKESLPISSKKEDHYTLYPGAATGRSLGVATAKYGFERHIYAPMLVDMSLRIFSHLLSKGLPEENKELEMCELGVLTCFMCEDVKVQRTSVGCLFSLCKQKPDLVRRFGISLADHLVDRIGSLQYIGSEHLAKDCVRLVCIFFKSKFHDLLFEAWEKSNRPSGLVEAILLQIETNMHRPLLQTPLLKLLIIMLQLETMAKTFDKQLYAVSDEVLVKMLKGDISQKDSSMAPKAVAYALVLLPMEESFRSKWVGMLVKHINASNPYVRSHVLQTLAILLKELPPDVTWKRYALMFAVALLDQLIRDYNDKCRDQMVSLISIIWNIGSIENKNELVDCISHFGKKKEKHSETYFAYFAFLCIKQEETMSAINKLNVLTLAQDFMGVILHEDASSHDGEWQYVYYWLRVLEHILTIDVRMDNFQKVCKNFSTAVWNFAIQSGTSSKHPWISAASLRILSLVLSSKKATCALLKDFDSTCVGMLKPCFKNFSIHSDVVERHRKVAESSESVIINTVKLIAGEGDAKNFSKVASKLCYLLRCSMGRRSECKERSERLLGIIGHIVKNEEFLYDSKQRVTLLKMIISIFRVAHAKESDSSWKRFRVAKTESQNADFAQSLLTNMEDRFAADGNSTEYLKLLSFARKFVLGSRLVRKKKIAIALATNQKRAALRKINRHKRRKR